The stretch of DNA CAGACTTTAAACCAGTTTTAGGGCCAACAGAGCCAGGTGGAACAGGAGCATTCATGATGAACAAAGATGGTGTCGCTCTATTATTTGCACCAACCTTGAATGATGGTCCATTCCCAGAGCATTATGAGCCATTTGAAAGCCCAGTGGCAAATGCTTTTTCTAAGGTTCAATTAAATCCAGCAGTAGTGGTAATTGAAGGTGACTTCAATAAAAAAGGCGATAAAAAGAAATTCCCGATCATTGCAACCACCTACCGTGTTAGTGAACATTGGCAGTCCGGTTCCATGACAAGGAACCAGGAATGGCTTTCTGAATTAGCTGGTCATATGTTTGTTGAAATGAGCGAAGAGCTTGCGAAAGAAAAAGGCATCAAGAATAAAGATAAAATCGTTGTCAGCTCCGCGCGTGGGGAAATTAAAGCCTACGCGATGGTAACGAAACGCTTTAAGCCAATCCTCACGAACGGTAAGAAGGTCCATGAAATTGGAATGCCATGGCACTTTGGCTATAAAGGATTTGCGACAGGAGATACAGCCAACCGCCTGACTCCACATATTGGGGATGCCAATACGATGATCCCTGAATTTAAAGCATTCCTCTGTGATGTTAGGAGGGCGGACTAATGACGAAATATGTAAAATATGTCGACGTAACGAAGTGTGACGGCTGTCGTGCCTGTATGGTGGCCTGTAAAAACTGGAACGACCTTCCGGCGGAGCCAACGGAGTTCCAAGGAAGTGTGCAATCCCATGCGAAAACAACAGCAGATACATGGAATGTCTTGCAATATATTGAGCATGAAAATGGGAAAGGTGATTTAGAATATCTATTCCGCCACTCTTCCTGCTTCCATTGTACAGATGCAGCCTGTGAAAAGGTGTGTCCGGAAAATGCCATCAGCTATACAAAGTATGGCTCCGTGGTCATTGATCAAGACAAGTGTGTAGGCTGTGGCTATTGTGTTCAAAACTGTCCATTTGAAGTAATTTCTTTAAAGACTTATAAAGATAAAAATGGCAAAGAGTACAAGAAGTCGCATAAATGCACGATGTGTACGGATCGTCTAGATGAAGGCCTTCAGCCGGCATGCGTAACCACCTGCCACACGGGAGCGATGGAGTTCGGTGATGCTGAGGCGATGATTCAAAAAGCAGAAAAGCGCGTGAAGGAAATCAAGGATCGTTACCCTAATGCCATGGTATACAACCCACAAGGGGTAGGCGGCACACACACTGTTTATGTGCTAGCAGAGAAACCATCTGTATATGGATTACCGGAAAATCCAAAGGTTCCTACCTCAGCAGTGGCTTGGAAGGATTACGCACAGCCAATCGGTAAAATGATGCTTGGTGCGACAACCATGGCGGTTGTGGGTGCATTCATTACCAACCGTTTATTTAATAAAGAAGGCAAAGATGAGAAGCAAGATGGAGGTGGTAGCCATGAGTAAAAAACAAAAGCCAACCGTCCAGGTAAAGCGGTTTTCGAAGGCCTTTGTCTGGGCACACGCCGTCAATGCCTTATCATTTTTTGCACTCTATATTACGGCACTGCCTATGTATACGGAATTCTTCGACTGGTTGTATCCCGTTTTAGGCGGTCCAGAAGGAGCACGTCTTCTTCACCGAATATTTGCAGTTGCATTTGTTACGCCTACAGTTATTTGGGTAATTTTTGACTTTACCGGCTTTAAGCGCTGGATGAAAGAGCTTATTACCTGGAAGAAAAGAGATCTTCAATTTTTTACAGAATTCGTTAAAGAACTTTTTGGCTTTAATTTTAAGCATGTCAGACAAACATTCTTTAACGCTGGTGAAAAGATCAACTCTATCATCCAAATTGTTACGGCGATTATGATTATTGGATCTGGATTTCCAATGTGGTTCCCACAATTTTTCCCAAGAGCTGTCGTTCAGTGGGGCTACTTCTTCCACAACATTGGCTTTGGCCTAGCCATTGCTGTTGTTGTCGGACATATTTATTTGAGTGTCGTTCATAAGAACTCCAGACCAGGCTATTCCGGTGTTGTTACAGGAAAGGTCCCTGCTTGGTGGGCTAAAGAACACTACACAGAGTGGTATGAAGAAGAAGTGAAAAAAGGCAACTTCCCTAAACTAGATGACCCAAGCAACAAGAAGAAAAAAGGCGCGTAATAACAAATTGGGGAAAGAGGTTGACTCATAAGGGGTCTGACCCCACTGAAAAAACAATATCTAGACCTAGATTACTCTAAGTTTTAACTAGATATTGAATCGTGGGGTCTGACACCTTTGCTTTTGAGTCAACCTCTTTCCTTATAAAAAAAGTGGAGGTACAACGATGATTAAATCCGTTGTTTCAAAAGAGTACCAGGAATTGCAGAAGGAAATTGTGAAACTTCAAGAACAGTGGAAACAACAGATAGATAGGGAGACCATCAGGCCCAATCTAGATAAGGCAGCTATGGCCGCAGGGATACCAGCCGCATCATTAACGGTTATTGATTTTGAAATTTCACTATTCCAACAGTGGATAGAGGAAATAAATTCCACGCTAGTAAAATTTAATCCAGAAT from Bacillus sp. SLBN-46 encodes:
- a CDS encoding 4Fe-4S dicluster domain-containing protein, with the translated sequence MTKYVKYVDVTKCDGCRACMVACKNWNDLPAEPTEFQGSVQSHAKTTADTWNVLQYIEHENGKGDLEYLFRHSSCFHCTDAACEKVCPENAISYTKYGSVVIDQDKCVGCGYCVQNCPFEVISLKTYKDKNGKEYKKSHKCTMCTDRLDEGLQPACVTTCHTGAMEFGDAEAMIQKAEKRVKEIKDRYPNAMVYNPQGVGGTHTVYVLAEKPSVYGLPENPKVPTSAVAWKDYAQPIGKMMLGATTMAVVGAFITNRLFNKEGKDEKQDGGGSHE
- a CDS encoding cytochrome b/b6 domain-containing protein, translated to MSKKQKPTVQVKRFSKAFVWAHAVNALSFFALYITALPMYTEFFDWLYPVLGGPEGARLLHRIFAVAFVTPTVIWVIFDFTGFKRWMKELITWKKRDLQFFTEFVKELFGFNFKHVRQTFFNAGEKINSIIQIVTAIMIIGSGFPMWFPQFFPRAVVQWGYFFHNIGFGLAIAVVVGHIYLSVVHKNSRPGYSGVVTGKVPAWWAKEHYTEWYEEEVKKGNFPKLDDPSNKKKKGA